The nucleotide sequence ATTCAAAATGTCTGGTACAGACTCCAAAGCGGGTGGTCCAGATTATCTAATCCTTTACATGAACCCGAAAACTGTTTCGGAAATGTATTAATTTTCATAACAACAACTAAGCCCGAGTAGCAACTACTCGGGCTTTTTACTATATTTTATGATAACCGGGATTAGGGCATTGATAGCAGTAGTTTTTACTGCGATGGTTATAAGTTATTCCTTCAGAAAAGGGTCCACATTCTCCATCAGTTTTTTTAAGGATTCCGCTTCTTTCCCATAGGTTTCTTTTGCCTTTGGATCGTCTGTTTGTAACGCAAAATTTTCCAAATCAGCGTGGAGCTTTTTTAACTGTGCAGCAAGTAGAGGCTTTTGTTTAATTTCCGGTAATTTCAATTTTTCGTGATACAAGTCTACAAAAACATTACCTTCTGAGTCAATTTGTGCTACAAATACATCAGAAAAATCTCTTGCCCCTTTTTTCATGATTTCTCCTAATAGCCATTCCTTGGTATATCCATACCGTTTAAGGTCTTTCTCCATCACATTGCCATCCATAATGACAATCTGAGGTCTATGCTCGTTGACAAGAGTGAGCCCAATGTCTTTTGGCTTAAGTGCCTGAGCATCTGTTTTTTTCATAACACTCATCTGCCCATTTGTCTCTAAAATGGCCAGTTCAACATCCGATAGCTTAAACGCGTTTTTTTCTCTCAAAAAGAGCATTAAATCATCC is from Radiobacillus kanasensis and encodes:
- a CDS encoding DUF421 domain-containing protein yields the protein MPEYVLIFIRSIISFVVILIIARIMGKKQISQLTFFDYVVGITIGSLASATAINQSIKIMNGIVALLVFGFIPVLLGYISMKSYKFRMLVEGYPTVLVENGQILEENLLKVKMTMDDLMLFLREKNAFKLSDVELAILETNGQMSVMKKTDAQALKPKDIGLTLVNEHRPQIVIMDGNVMEKDLKRYGYTKEWLLGEIMKKGARDFSDVFVAQIDSEGNVFVDLYHEKLKLPEIKQKPLLAAQLKKLHADLENFALQTDDPKAKETYGKEAESLKKLMENVDPFLKE